Within the Nocardioides aurantiacus genome, the region GACTGGTGCCACCGGATCGACGGCAAGCCGCAGTTCACTACCGAACCAGAGTGGGCGGTACCGAGGAACAGTCGGTCGGTCACCAAACCCGGCCTACATCTAGGCCCGGTTGACGAGTGGGGCGTCGAGGCAGGACGCAGGGCTGGGCACGCGGTCATTGCGGCAAAGGACGCCACGACCGCCCGACGGGCAGGCCGCGCATAGAGGGAGGTTGTGACATTGGAGGTCGGGTCGCGCCCCTGCTGCGAGGCCATCCGCCAAAGTCTCTTCTGACCACGGTCGCGAGGCATCAGACTCGACTGCATGTACGCGTGTCCCTGCTGTGGCTATAAGACGCTGCCGGGCAGCGGCGAGTACGACCTGTGTCCGGTGTGCTGGTGGGAAGACGAAGGCGGCATCGAGCCGTGGGAGTTCAGTGGACCAAACGGTCAGACGCTGGTCGAGGCTCAGCAGGCGTTTCTCGCGGAGACGCTTGCCTATCGTCGTCGCCCGGGGAAGGTTCGGGCCCCGAAGAGGCGAGAGGCGCGCGACCCAGACTGGTCGCCCCTCGAACTGACGGATGAGTTGTGGGCGCGGGCACGTCGAGCAGCGGCGGACCAACGACTCCGTTGGGAGGAAGAGGATCGCCGGTACGACCAGGAGGTTGCGGACGATCCGGAGGGGCCGTTCAAGGAGTACAACGCCGGAGTGCGGCTCATCGCGACCAACGCTGCGTCGAAGACCCACCGGCAGGTGAAGCAGGAGTTGACGGACCTAGTTAATGAGCACGACGTGGGACTCCCGGCGGCCTTCGTCGACCTGCAATCGCGGCTCATCATCGACGACCACTTCTACCGTCGCCACCCGTTCCACGCCGCCTGGTGGATGCTGCGGTTCGCTCGCCCCGGCTCGGTCCAGCAGCATTGGGCGATGCTTCGAACCGGGCATGTCAATCTCGCTGGCTGAACCTGCTCAGACGAGTCAGCAACGAGACCTGCTGTATGACTATCGAGTCTTCAGTCGTTGCCGTAGCGGGCGAACGTGGTGGGTGTGCTGTCGAGGTTGTCTTCCAGTGTGCTGAGGTTGACCACGGTCGACTCCCCGTTGGCGCGGGTGATGGTCACGAGCGACTCGTATGACTCTGGGCTGCCTTCGGGTTTGAAGCCTGACCCGTCCTTCTTGGTGAGGACGCAGATCGCGACTCGCTCGGTGGGTGGTGCGTCGACGAGGCTGGCCGAGAATGTGGCCCAGTCTCTTTCGGGGACTTCTAAGACCCATCTCTTGACTCGGGCTAGCGGGACGACGGTGGCCCGGTCGACGTTGATGTTGGAGCGTGGGGTTCGTCGGGCCCCGTGCAGGCACATTTCGTCGGGCGCGTCGAGCGAGGCGATCGTGGGTTCGCTGTTGGGTTCGTCAGTCGAGGCTGAGGAGCATCCGCCGAGAAGCAGAGGGCTTGCGATCAGGAGGGAAAGAGGCAGAGCGACCACGCGGAGTGCCTCGCTCGCCAGCCCGTCCCCGTCCATGCGGCCATCGTGACAGTTCGTGGGCGCTGGCAGGGAAGGTCGTTGAGGTCGCTGTCGTCAGGTGCTGTAGACCCACCGGATGCGGCATAGGTGGCCGCGCTGTTCTGACTAACCGCACCGCACCGCACAGCACCGCACCGCACCGCACTGGGCATTCACCGGCCACAGCGGAGACTGCTGAGCCCGGCGCGTCTCTGACCCTCACCCAGGCAATCGGTTACTGGCTGGCTGCGGTCTCGTAGGCCTTGGCTTGGGCCTTGAGGAGGGTGGTGACTTCGTCGGCGTTCGCGTTCATGAGCCCTCCCCCGCCCGTGTTGATGAGGGTGGGTCCAACGAGCGCGAAGTTTTGGAGGAGCACGGTGTCGTCGGCGGTGATCTTGATGCCGACGGCTCCGTCGCCGACCTTGGGGGCCGACATGGGCGAGTAGGTCAGTTGGGTGCCTTGGTAGGTCTCGCCGGTGCAGGTTTCCAGGGCATCAGTGAGCGCGGTGAACGCAGCCTTGGCCTCATCGGCGTTCGCGTACTGGCGCAGGCCTACACGGAGCAGTTCGGCGGACAGGCCGCCGCCCTTGGTGAAGTCGCGAGAGACGTAGTTCTTCTCGGTGAAGGGCTGCTCGTAGTCGCAGAACGTCTTGTTGGTGGCCCGGTTGGGGTCGGGTGGGTCTTGGGCGTAGCCGGGCGGCAGATCCTGCACCCCGAGAAGGGCCTTGGTGAGGGCCGGTTTGCCGAGGACCCGAAACTCGGGGGCGGCTGGCTTAGTGGGTTCGGCCTTCGTGGTGGTGTCACCACTTGCGGAGCCGTCGGCCCTGTCGGGCGTTTCGCTGCCGCCCCCGCAACCGCTCAGACAGAGGGCTGCGGCGATGAGAGAGGTGGTCGTCCGAGATAGGCGCATCACGTTGTGACCTTTACACGTAGTTGAGCACGGCGGGCGCTCCATACCGCGTCCGTGAGATGGAGGCCTCGCGGGCGGCCACGTCGGAGATCTCGAACTTTGACTGGAAACTGTTCGCGTCAGAGGCGCGGTGGCCCATCGGACCAGTCGGCGGCGAGCAACCTGTTGATGAGTTCCTCGTACTGGGCGCGGTCGAAGGTCAGACGAAGCAGTTCGATCGGCTGCGCCGTTTGGTGAAAGGGCTCGTAGGTCACCTGCAACCCGACGTCCTGCCACTCGACGGTTCCGGCGGTCACCTCGACACGGGTGCTCACCGCACCGCAATCAAGGTCTCCGCACTCGCACGAGAGCAGCACGACCCGGCCATCTTCGAAAGCCGACCCAGTGAATGCGTAAGGGGTGCCGCGCAGGCGAAGGAGGCGGTGGATGCGGCTGCGATCGAAGCGTGGGACAAAGACGGGTAGTGGCATCTCGTCCCCGCGCAAGCGGCGGAGGTTTCCGACCCGGAGCGCATCGGCATCTGCGCGCCCAGCGTCGAGCAGGGTGCTCCCCCAAACTGGGTGGAGGGTTTGCAGCAAGTCACCGTCTACCGTCCAGTCCAACCGTGGGTCCTTGGCCCAAGGCTGCGGGCGTTCATAGCGTCGCTCGGTGTTTACGGGTTGAACCCCCAGCAGGTGCACAGTCGCAGAGTAGGCGGCTTCGCTGAGTGAGCAACCTTCAGCGCGACGTCATGCGACGGCTCATCGCAGCGCTCTTAGGCCGGTCATCCGGAATTGCGACGCCTATTGTCGGCGATGCCCTGTTCTGCCGCGCAAGGCTTTGAGACGAAGTGTCGTAGCGGTGTGGAGACCCGGCGTATTCCTATCTGCTTGCCGACAGTCGATAGCGGGCAACGGTTAGACCTGAGGACACGGTGGATGACGCATCGTGGCCTCGACGCCACCAACGACTGCGTCAGGTTGTCAACGTCCAGGCCCACAGCCATAGGAGTTCACAATTTCACCGATGCGGCCCGAACTACCGGGGGCTGCCAATAACCTCAGGTCGTGCGTGTTTCATCGGCGACCTGCGGGCTATTCGTGACGTTGACGTTGGCCGCGCTGTCAGCGTGCGGCTGGCCGGGCGCGGGTCGAGTCCCTCTCGAAGATGAGAAAGCGTTCCTCGATGCGGCTCGCGAGAAGGTTCAGAGCGCACGCGAGTACGGCAATGGCGACCTTGTGGAGATGGCCGAGCGGGTTTGTTACATGGCCGCTGTCCCTCAGGGCGCACGCCTGATCGGCGATGAGTATGGCGGCATCGCAACCAGGGACCGTGAACTCCTCGCCTACATCTCCCTCACGGAGGGCTGCCCCATAGCCGGAGGAACGACAGACAGATTATGAAGGTCTAGAAGCGTCAGGACGTGACGGCCCTAGCCAGTTTTTTTGAGGGCGTCGCGTGCTGGCCAGAGCGGTCAGTCCAGTAGGAGGCGGGGGCGTACTGTCCACGTCGTGTCTTTTCTTGGACCAGTGTCCTGGCCACCCGCGCCCATCCGGACTGAAAGTCTTACGGTCAGGCCACCTAGGGCTGAAGACCGGACCGGCTTCATTGAGTTGCTGTGCTCAGATGAGGTCCGCGAGTACCTCGGCGGGCCCCTTCTGCGTGGCGACGTAGAACGCGACTTACCTGCCACGCCAGGGAATCTCCCTGGCATTTTCGCTATCGAGGCGGACGGACAGTTCGTCGGCAGCGTGACACTGGACCGACGTGACCCCGAACGTCCCGGCCATCTCTCGGAAGGCGGCAACGAGGTTGAGGTCAGTTACACCCTCCTTCCCGCTTACTGGGGAAGGGGTTATGCGACCGAGGCCGTCGGAGGCGTCCTGGAGTGGGCAGAGCGTGCCCTCCCCGGCGAACCTGTCCTGTTGTGCACCCAGTTGGCAAACGCTGCTTCGATGCGTTTGGCCGCTCGGCTCGGCTTCGTCCAGCAAAACCGGTTTTCGGAGTTTGACGCTGAGCAGTGGTTGGGGGTCTACAGACCCTAGACAGCGCGCACCCGTCACACCGGCGTTTCCTAATTGGCTCAGGCTTTCTCGGGCTGGCGGTGGGCGTGGGCATCGGCGGGAATTGCCAGACACAACTACAGTGGCGGATGTCCGCCACCACGAGTACGAACGACTTCATAGGAGAGCCACATGGCACAGAGGACGGTAGTCACGCTTGTCGACGACCTCGACGGAACCGAGATCGACGACGGAGAGGGTGAGACCGTGACATTTGCGCTGGACGGCCAGACCTACACGATCGACCTCACCAGCAGTAATGCGGAGAAGTTGCGGAGCGCCCTACAGGCTTACGTTGCAGCGGGAACGCGGCTCTCGGGCGGACGGCGTGGGAGCCGCCCTACCAGCGCCTCTTCCGGGCCGAAGGCCAGCGAAGTGCGCGCGTGGGCAACAGCGCAAGGGATCGACGTTCCCGCACGCGGTCGTATTCCGCAGCAGGTCAAAGACCAGTACGAAGCCGCGCAGTAGCGCCGCTCTGCGGGTCTTCACCACGATGGCCGTTCGGGACTGGGCCTCGAAGCCGATCAGTGACCCGCCGCAACGCGCGAGACCATCAGCACGAGCCGAAGCGACAGGCGCAGCAGTCGAAGGGACGAGCGTGGCGAAGGATGGCCGGTCCTGAACGGCCCCCACGGCACGGGAGTTCTTGTGTGTGGCGACGACGGGTTCTTGATGCAGGCCATTGTCGAGGGCGTCCTCGAAGTCGGCGACGCATTCCTGAGCCTGCGAGAAGGCGAGGCCTTGACACCCCTCGCGGTGCCGCCAGGCACGACCATCGGCGAAGACGCGGTCCGAGCGCCCCTTCTCCGCATAGGGCACCGCGAGTACGGCCTTGGCGACCGTGTTTCCGGTAGCGGTGGTCACGTTCGGGGCAGTGCATCCACCCTGCCCAGCGGTGTGGGGCTCACATCCAGCGATGTAGTAATCGCTTGGCAAGCCACCCACTAGTCATCTCAGACGCCCAAGGCCCAGCAGGATCCGGCTCGATGGTCTTGAACTCGCTCACAGAGCGCTGGTGGCAGAGGATGGGCACGTTCACCCGTCAATACCTAGATGGGATCCCTTAGCCCGGTGCCGATCACTCTGGCTCACCCCGCAGCCGTGCTCCCCTTGCGCTGGTTACACCTGCCTTTGGCTGCGATGGTGTTCGGCTCGATGGTTCCGGATGTGCCTCTGTTCATGGGGTGGGCAAGCGGCTACGCGCTGTCTCACAGCCTGCCGGGTGTCATCACGGTGAACTTGATGGTGGCTCTGGCCGGACTTTGCGTTTGGAACGCGTTCGTGCGCGACGCGCTAGTCGACATGGCCCCAAACCCGGTCCGGATGCGCCTCGCCCCACGGCACCGCCTCACCTGTCGACAGTGGCTAGTGGCCCCGGCAGCAGCCGTGGTCGGCTCCCTCACCCACCTGGCATGGGATGCGTTCACCCACCCGGGCCGCTGGGGGGTGACCCACGTAGCGTGGCTTCGAGCCGATCTCGGCCCGCTGCCAGGGTTCAAGTGGGCGCAATACGCCTCCGGCGTCATAGGCATGTGTGTTGTTCTCTGGGCGGTATTGCCGACCTGCGCTCCCGTCCTGCCGGGCTGCCCCTGCGTAGCCGCGCAGTTCCTGCACCGGTCTTACCCATCGTGGTCGCTGCTGCCGGGGCCTACGGTCTGGTTGCGGGACTATCCCGATCCACCGATGGCCTCCATGCCATTGTTTTCAACGGTGTCGTGCAAGGCATCATCGCCACATCTGCGGGCCTGCTCTTGGCGTGTGGAGCCTGGATGCTGTCAGCGCGACGACCCCAAGAGCGCCCTTGAGCCGCACAGCGACGCACGCTTTTCCCGGATATCGCTGTCGTGCGATCGACGCGGCGCTGGACACCTCGCCCTTCGGAGTTCGGCACTTAACGGGTGCATCGAGCGCTCCCCCTGTGCCGCACACCCTGCTCGTTGAAGGTTGGGACGCGTCGAGGCAAGCAACCACACTTATGGTCACGCCATGGCCGAGGTAGATCCCGACGACGACCAGCGCACTCGCTACGTGGTCTGGCACTATCGCTACGACCCCTTGCGTCGACAACGGCGGAACGTGATTGTCGCCGCCTACGACGACCGGGATGAGTTCGAAGATCGGGTCCAAGAACTGTCGCGTTCTCTGCGCGATAGAAAGGCAGCCGGTGAGGCTGAGCCGGGTGAAAACATCGGCGGCGATGTCCGGACGCCAGGGCACGCAGAGCGAGCGCAGAACACGCGTCTGCTGCAGCGCGCGATTGGCCATGGCGTCTGGACACCCCATTGGGATCGAGACAGCCCTCCAGACGGGGTCCATATCGTGTCCGTCGGTGTCGACCCGTCAGACTCGGGCAACAACTAGGATGGCGAGGCGGTTCCGTAAGAGAGCCAGGTTTCACCGGCCCAATGCTGGGACGCGTTCGAGGCGGGCTGCAGCAGCGCCTCGGGGTCCTCACGGCGACCGCCTCCCGATGACATCCAGCCATCCAGGGTTCGGGTGACTCGCATGCCGCCCGCTCTGGCGTGAACGACACCGCCTCGGGCGACGGTGAGGAACCAGCCGTCGAGGACTTCGAGCAGGTCTTCTGACCCTGAGTCGCAGTGGTCACAGCCGCAGTCCGGCACGGTGTCCAGGAACACCGGGCGGTTGTCGTGGTCGCCCGGTTGCGCGATGCCGACATCGACGCCGAACAAATCCCCGTCGACCTTCGTGTAAGCGACCAACAGAGGCAAACCTTGGTCTTGCGTCGGTGTGATGCGGCGGACCCGGGCGACCTGCTCGGCTTTGCGATTAGCGTCGACCCACGTTGTCGCGGCCACGTCGACGGTTGTGGCGGTTCCCCGGCGTTCGAGGACCTCGACCCAGGCGTCGACGCGTGCATGGAGGATCCGGTACTTGCCGGGATCCAGGCAGCGCGAGTAGGTCTCGTCGGGTGGCTCTTCGTCAGCGTAGGGGTTGGGCCACCCCGGGGTGCCTGCACCAGTTCGCCTGAACGCATCATCGACGTCAGCAACCAGTTCGTCGAACCATGGCGAACGTTCTTCGCAGTCGACGTCGTCCATTGTCGAAGCGTTCCACCGTCACCTCACGGCGACAAACACTTAACCGTCCGGGTCGATCTACTGCGCCGGATCCGTCGACGCCCCCGACAGAGTCACCGTGACCGAGCCACCGGTTGCTATGGGGCTCCCGGGGCCAGGTTCGATCTCAAGCAGACTGCCCTCCGGCAGGCTGGCATAGGAGCCGGAGTCGCTCTCCCCCACCTCCGCGACCTCGGTCGCGACCTCAAGTCCCGCGCGCTCGATCGCTCGGATCAGAGCATCAGCCGTCTTGGGCTCGGCACCGAATCCGGGTGTCAACCCATCGGCGGTCTTGAGCGGCACTGTGATCACCTCAGCAGGCAGACGACGAAGCGAGTCCCGGATCGTCTCGTAATGACCGTCACTGTCCTCGTTGATCGTGACCGCAAAGACAACCCCGAGCGAGGGCACAGCGAAGATCCTGCGACACACGCCCTCGAACCAGTATTCGCAGCCGGGCCGCTCCACGACCGGTACGCCGTCGATCTCACCAGCGGGCTCCATTGCGGCAACCAACTTCTCGCCGTAACCGCTCCTTGCATCAAGGAGAGCGAGGGCCGAGACCTCATCGACGGCTGCCTTGTCGGCGTCAACGCAGTCGTAGGTCGCCCCTGTGTCGAAGTACACGGTGTCCTCGATAGGCGCACCACAACGCGTGTCACCGGTCGTCCACCAGTCTGGGACCGCGACGACGACCCCTTGAGACCCCACCCAGCGCGTGCCGTCGGGCGGCTCGCCAATGGGCGAACGATCCCCCTCTCCTCTGGCGAAGTTGCATGCGCTGAGCAACGCTGCCAAGAGAACGGCGCAAGCGACGGCGATTGGTCTCATGTGCCTTGGACGTGTGCTGACGCGTTCTGGTTCCACACCGATAAGTTTGGATTCTCCAGAGCGAAAAGGTCGATCAACGCGAGGAGCAGGCACGAACATGAACGACCACCACGTCCTCACCATCCGTATCGACTCCTCCAAGCCCAATTACCCTAAGGTCCGTCTACTCATTGACGGATCCGACCTACTGGCCACCACCGGCAACGACGAGGGCAACGACCCGGCTGACATCCTCGATACGGGGGCACTGATACCGACAAAGCCGTCGCGACGGATTGCGTTGTACGGCTGCGGGTGCGGCATCTTCGGCTGCGCCAACGTCGCGATGCTCGTCCATCGCGTCGGCGACACCGTGCAGTGGTCTGACGCGCAATCGCTCACCGGCGCGTATGAGGCTGCGTTACCTAACGACGGGGATGAAGAGCCTGACCCGGCGGTCGATTACGACCTGCCCTCGCAACCACTGGCCGTCCCCCTGCTCACGTTCTCTGCATCCCAGTACAACGACGAGGTAGCCCGCGCCATGGCTGACCGCACCTGGGAGACCCATCTGCGAGCCGTGATGCGGCACCTGCTAGCGCTCAAACCGGAATGGATGATGCACGCGACCGGGCCCGCCACATTCACACTCGACTACCCGCAGGGCAGGAGGTGGGGATTAACCGAATTGGAGGTTCCCTCCGGCGAACCGGCGTACCTAGCGCAGGCTCTAGTTGACCTCTTCGATCAGGGCGTCCGCCCCGGCCAAATCATTCAGGAAGCGCTCTGGCAATAATCGCCGTGGGGCTGTAAGTAATGGTTTTCGCTTTCTGCAGTTGAAGGCACAAGTTTGCCAAGTGCGACGTGCGGGCCCCGGCATCTGCCAGTAACGTGCTGGGCTAGATGACGTGTCGGCGACCAGCGTCTATCTCGTTCCCATAAATGCTGGCCGTGCTTGCAGCGTGGGGTTGGTCTCGCGCCGGTCACGTTCCTGTTGAGGACGGCAGCGAGGCTGGGCACGCGACCGACTGCTAACGCGGTCAGGCCCAAAAGGAACGCACAGCAACTAACGCTGTACGTCCGCCAATGGCCGGACCCTCCGCTCGGTCTACCTGGGCCGCAGGAAGCCCGCCCTTGCGGGGTGGTGTCC harbors:
- a CDS encoding CPCC family cysteine-rich protein, translated to MYACPCCGYKTLPGSGEYDLCPVCWWEDEGGIEPWEFSGPNGQTLVEAQQAFLAETLAYRRRPGKVRAPKRREARDPDWSPLELTDELWARARRAAADQRLRWEEEDRRYDQEVADDPEGPFKEYNAGVRLIATNAASKTHRQVKQELTDLVNEHDVGLPAAFVDLQSRLIIDDHFYRRHPFHAAWWMLRFARPGSVQQHWAMLRTGHVNLAG
- a CDS encoding GNAT family N-acetyltransferase; the encoded protein is MSWPPAPIRTESLTVRPPRAEDRTGFIELLCSDEVREYLGGPLLRGDVERDLPATPGNLPGIFAIEADGQFVGSVTLDRRDPERPGHLSEGGNEVEVSYTLLPAYWGRGYATEAVGGVLEWAERALPGEPVLLCTQLANAASMRLAARLGFVQQNRFSEFDAEQWLGVYRP
- a CDS encoding histone-like nucleoid-structuring protein Lsr2 gives rise to the protein MAQRTVVTLVDDLDGTEIDDGEGETVTFALDGQTYTIDLTSSNAEKLRSALQAYVAAGTRLSGGRRGSRPTSASSGPKASEVRAWATAQGIDVPARGRIPQQVKDQYEAAQ
- a CDS encoding DUF4184 family protein produces the protein MGSLSPVPITLAHPAAVLPLRWLHLPLAAMVFGSMVPDVPLFMGWASGYALSHSLPGVITVNLMVALAGLCVWNAFVRDALVDMAPNPVRMRLAPRHRLTCRQWLVAPAAAVVGSLTHLAWDAFTHPGRWGVTHVAWLRADLGPLPGFKWAQYASGVIGMCVVLWAVLPTCAPVLPGCPCVAAQFLHRSYPSWSLLPGPTVWLRDYPDPPMASMPLFSTVSCKASSPHLRACSWRVEPGCCQRDDPKSALEPHSDARFSRISLSCDRRGAGHLALRSSALNGCIERSPCAAHPAR
- a CDS encoding DUF6226 family protein — translated: MDDVDCEERSPWFDELVADVDDAFRRTGAGTPGWPNPYADEEPPDETYSRCLDPGKYRILHARVDAWVEVLERRGTATTVDVAATTWVDANRKAEQVARVRRITPTQDQGLPLLVAYTKVDGDLFGVDVGIAQPGDHDNRPVFLDTVPDCGCDHCDSGSEDLLEVLDGWFLTVARGGVVHARAGGMRVTRTLDGWMSSGGGRREDPEALLQPASNASQHWAGETWLSYGTASPS
- a CDS encoding PASTA domain-containing protein is translated as MYFDTGATYDCVDADKAAVDEVSALALLDARSGYGEKLVAAMEPAGEIDGVPVVERPGCEYWFEGVCRRIFAVPSLGVVFAVTINEDSDGHYETIRDSLRRLPAEVITVPLKTADGLTPGFGAEPKTADALIRAIERAGLEVATEVAEVGESDSGSYASLPEGSLLEIEPGPGSPIATGGSVTVTLSGASTDPAQ